One genomic segment of Nocardia spumae includes these proteins:
- a CDS encoding alpha-(1->3)-arabinofuranosyltransferase domain-containing protein, protein MGRRWFAGTVLVAFLLTFLQAPGLTVADTKYDLAQNPVGFLERAAHLWSSQAPMGQVQNQAYGYFFPHGAFFALGHVLGISPWVTQRIWWALLILAGFWGIVRLCEVLGIGTRGSRVIAAVAFALSPRVLTTLGSISSETLPMMLAPWVLLAPAALGAFGMPRVLSARSGRRAPLLRRPTAESLSLRGATSPAASALALALMGSVNAVATVAAFLPAALWWASYRPNRTWWRFTRVWIPLLALGTFWWVVPLLVLGKVSPPFLDYIESSGVTTQWAALGEVLRGTDSWTPYVSPERIAGAVLVTQPAAVLATGVIAAAGMAGLALRSMPARGRFTLVLIVGLVGICAGYAGQLGGPFAESVRIFLDSGGAPLRNVHKLEPLIRIPLVLGLAHLLRRVPLPASVPLPVWRGAFAHPERNRMVAVAALLLAALTLSTSLAWTSKLAPRGAYDKVPAYWQETADWLAHNASDTRALVVPGAPFGSQIWGLTRDEPLQALASTPWAVRDAVPLTPPGAIRAMDSVQRLITDGRPSTALAPTLSAQGIGILVLRNDLDPDTSRSTRPMLAHQAIEGSPGITEVAAFGNPIEVGHGDGLVADGDLRPTYPAIQIFRVHADDRTTPAEIHSGPGAPPSFPGAGTVPLGSVPVVEGGPEVLERLRRDGSGAHGPALLAADAARAGLTPTATTVTDTPMDRESDFGRVDNHNSALRAPTDARRTHNLVPDYPVPGARPVEGQWSGATVTASSSAADATQLGGAAPGSSTAAAFDGDPSTAWLSTSAEHAVGQWLRLGLDHPIAAGAVRVTTSPAAIGDPVKWIEVRTANGTVAARISEPGAPVSVSLPPGRTDWLTITATQTENGTGGGQFGISEVNLFDYSNRDEPKPVDIRHRTVLPPVAAGTRVRGWDLGQEFPGRSGCFDAPDRVRCSKGLALPAEEPGSFERTLSVPEPVSVNPRLTVRTRQGPALENLLTDPQRPIARGKADVGDLRGSAFAATDGDPRTSWIAPEDTVRNRTGAKPTLSIQLPRPELVTGLEVTPPMGALPARPTSIAVNLGDGPQIRTIPPAPKDRDPEGPTGGESAPTTTPSPKAPAPQPKSTSTPAPMSAPPTPIRLELHPQVTDHIEISINTWKTVLDRTALGLTQQQPPGLAEVSVLGPDYPAPAPGDRPVTLDCAHGPTIAVAGRVLHTSVTATADELRTGQPVPATVCAPGGATAGPEDGTAGAAADRTDGAAVAERTDGAAVAERTDGAAVGDRTDGAAVGDPSEPVDLPAGSVDVTVAPTEMFSVDRLRMDNTAFSDNAEDAAGMYAPAGDRLLTLPLSTNVGWSAHTADGHTLAPVVVDGWKQGWIVPAAAHGPVTVEFPIDRWYRLAIFGGLLLLIPLLLLALPVPARLRNRLRHSRSDAPQADGAIAADAGALSSLADAPADPAAPLRAAPLPATVHRDPPPRTWNSWWLGAAGIAIAASLIAGPVATGCAALALVAVRILPRTPFVLAAIAGVATVLAEAALSTGPWRSGTVYMGASLWVQFPAVVAVVAVGVAALPARPRIRVRWRRSS, encoded by the coding sequence CTGGGCCGGCGCTGGTTCGCCGGCACCGTTCTCGTTGCCTTCCTGCTGACATTTCTGCAGGCACCCGGCCTCACGGTCGCCGATACCAAATACGATCTCGCCCAGAATCCGGTCGGATTCCTGGAGCGCGCCGCCCATCTGTGGAGCAGTCAGGCTCCGATGGGCCAGGTGCAGAACCAGGCGTACGGCTACTTCTTCCCGCACGGGGCCTTCTTCGCACTGGGGCATGTCCTCGGTATTTCTCCCTGGGTGACCCAGCGGATCTGGTGGGCGCTGCTGATCCTGGCCGGTTTCTGGGGCATCGTCCGGCTGTGCGAGGTCCTCGGCATCGGCACCCGGGGCTCCCGGGTGATCGCGGCCGTCGCCTTCGCACTGTCGCCCCGCGTACTCACCACGCTGGGCTCGATCTCGTCGGAGACCCTGCCGATGATGCTGGCGCCGTGGGTGCTGCTCGCACCCGCCGCACTCGGCGCCTTCGGCATGCCACGAGTGCTGTCGGCCCGATCCGGCCGGCGCGCACCGCTGCTGCGCCGGCCGACCGCCGAATCACTGTCGCTGCGCGGCGCCACCTCACCGGCGGCGAGTGCGTTGGCGCTGGCTCTGATGGGTTCGGTCAACGCGGTCGCGACGGTGGCCGCCTTCCTGCCCGCGGCACTGTGGTGGGCCTCGTATCGGCCGAATCGCACCTGGTGGCGCTTCACCCGCGTGTGGATCCCGCTGCTGGCCCTGGGCACCTTCTGGTGGGTGGTACCGCTGCTGGTCCTCGGGAAGGTCAGCCCGCCCTTCCTGGACTACATCGAATCCTCCGGGGTCACCACCCAGTGGGCCGCACTGGGTGAGGTGCTGCGCGGCACCGACAGCTGGACGCCCTATGTCTCGCCGGAGCGGATCGCGGGCGCGGTCCTGGTCACCCAGCCCGCGGCGGTCCTGGCGACCGGTGTCATCGCCGCGGCCGGAATGGCCGGGCTCGCACTGCGTTCCATGCCGGCGCGGGGTCGCTTCACCCTCGTGCTGATCGTCGGACTGGTCGGCATCTGCGCGGGTTACGCCGGCCAGCTCGGCGGACCGTTCGCCGAATCGGTGCGGATATTCCTCGACTCCGGTGGCGCGCCGCTGCGCAATGTGCACAAGCTGGAACCGCTGATCCGGATTCCGCTCGTACTCGGGCTCGCCCATCTGCTGCGCCGGGTACCGCTACCCGCCTCGGTGCCGCTGCCGGTGTGGCGCGGGGCCTTCGCTCATCCGGAACGCAATCGGATGGTCGCGGTGGCGGCGCTGCTGCTCGCGGCGCTGACCCTGTCGACCTCCCTCGCGTGGACCTCCAAGCTGGCGCCGCGCGGCGCCTACGACAAGGTTCCGGCCTATTGGCAGGAGACCGCGGACTGGCTGGCGCACAACGCGTCCGACACCCGGGCACTGGTTGTGCCGGGTGCGCCGTTCGGCAGCCAGATCTGGGGCCTGACCCGCGACGAGCCCCTGCAGGCGCTGGCGAGTACGCCGTGGGCGGTGCGCGATGCGGTGCCGCTCACCCCGCCCGGTGCGATCCGGGCCATGGATTCGGTGCAGCGACTCATCACCGACGGCCGGCCCTCGACCGCACTGGCACCGACCCTGAGCGCCCAGGGCATCGGCATTCTGGTACTGCGCAACGATCTCGATCCCGACACCTCCCGCTCCACCCGGCCGATGCTGGCGCATCAGGCGATCGAGGGATCACCGGGTATCACCGAGGTCGCCGCCTTCGGCAATCCGATCGAGGTGGGCCACGGTGACGGATTGGTCGCCGACGGCGACCTGCGGCCGACCTATCCGGCGATCCAGATCTTCCGAGTACACGCCGACGACCGGACCACACCCGCCGAAATCCACAGCGGCCCCGGCGCTCCCCCGAGTTTTCCCGGTGCGGGCACTGTTCCGCTGGGATCGGTGCCGGTCGTCGAGGGCGGCCCCGAGGTGCTGGAACGATTGCGGCGCGACGGATCCGGCGCCCACGGCCCCGCACTCCTGGCCGCCGACGCGGCCCGGGCCGGACTGACGCCCACCGCGACCACCGTCACCGACACCCCGATGGATCGAGAATCCGACTTCGGCCGGGTCGACAACCACAATTCGGCACTACGCGCGCCCACCGACGCACGCCGCACCCACAACCTCGTCCCCGACTATCCCGTACCCGGCGCGCGGCCGGTCGAGGGCCAGTGGTCCGGTGCGACCGTCACCGCGTCCAGTTCCGCCGCCGACGCCACCCAACTCGGCGGCGCCGCACCCGGCAGTTCCACGGCGGCCGCCTTCGACGGCGATCCGAGTACCGCCTGGTTGAGCACCAGCGCCGAACATGCCGTGGGACAGTGGCTCCGGCTCGGCCTGGACCATCCGATCGCGGCCGGTGCGGTGCGGGTGACGACCAGCCCGGCCGCGATCGGCGATCCGGTGAAGTGGATAGAGGTCCGCACCGCCAACGGCACGGTAGCCGCCCGAATATCCGAACCCGGTGCACCCGTGTCGGTTTCACTGCCACCGGGCCGGACCGATTGGCTCACCATCACCGCGACCCAGACCGAGAACGGCACCGGCGGTGGGCAATTCGGGATCAGCGAGGTCAACCTCTTCGACTATTCGAACCGGGACGAGCCGAAGCCGGTGGATATCCGCCATCGCACCGTCCTGCCGCCGGTCGCGGCCGGAACACGCGTGCGCGGATGGGATCTCGGTCAGGAATTCCCCGGGCGCAGTGGCTGTTTCGACGCACCGGATCGGGTGCGCTGCAGTAAGGGACTGGCGCTGCCGGCCGAGGAACCGGGCAGCTTCGAACGCACGCTCAGCGTGCCGGAACCGGTGAGCGTGAACCCGCGGCTGACCGTCCGCACCCGGCAGGGCCCGGCACTGGAGAATCTGCTGACCGATCCACAGCGGCCGATCGCCCGCGGTAAGGCCGACGTCGGCGATCTGCGCGGTTCGGCATTCGCGGCGACCGACGGCGACCCGCGCACCAGTTGGATCGCCCCCGAGGACACGGTACGCAATCGAACGGGCGCCAAACCCACCCTCTCGATCCAGCTGCCGCGACCGGAACTGGTCACCGGGCTCGAGGTCACGCCGCCGATGGGCGCGCTGCCCGCACGCCCGACCTCGATCGCGGTCAATCTCGGTGACGGACCGCAGATCCGGACGATCCCGCCCGCACCGAAGGATCGCGATCCGGAGGGCCCCACCGGCGGCGAGTCCGCGCCGACCACCACTCCGTCGCCGAAAGCGCCGGCGCCACAACCGAAATCGACCAGCACGCCGGCGCCGATGTCCGCACCGCCGACTCCGATTCGACTCGAATTGCATCCGCAGGTCACCGACCATATCGAGATCAGCATCAATACCTGGAAGACGGTATTGGACCGCACCGCACTGGGTTTGACCCAGCAGCAACCGCCCGGGCTGGCCGAGGTGTCGGTACTGGGCCCCGATTATCCCGCGCCCGCACCCGGCGATCGGCCGGTCACCCTCGACTGCGCGCACGGCCCGACCATCGCCGTGGCGGGCCGGGTGCTGCACACCAGCGTCACCGCGACCGCCGACGAACTGCGCACCGGGCAACCGGTGCCCGCGACGGTCTGCGCGCCGGGCGGTGCGACCGCGGGGCCCGAGGACGGAACAGCAGGCGCCGCCGCTGACAGGACAGACGGCGCCGCCGTCGCGGAGAGGACAGACGGCGCCGCCGTCGCGGAGAGGACAGACGGCGCCGCCGTCGGGGACAGGACAGACGGCGCCGCCGTCGGGGACCCATCGGAGCCGGTCGATCTGCCGGCGGGTTCGGTCGATGTCACCGTGGCGCCCACCGAGATGTTCTCCGTCGACCGATTGCGTATGGACAACACCGCTTTCAGCGATAACGCCGAGGATGCGGCGGGCATGTACGCACCCGCCGGTGATCGGCTCCTGACCCTGCCGCTGAGCACCAACGTCGGCTGGTCGGCGCACACCGCGGACGGTCACACGCTCGCACCGGTCGTGGTCGACGGCTGGAAGCAGGGCTGGATCGTCCCGGCCGCCGCGCACGGCCCGGTGACGGTCGAATTCCCGATCGACCGCTGGTATCGGCTGGCCATCTTCGGCGGACTACTCCTGTTGATTCCGCTACTACTGCTGGCACTCCCCGTCCCGGCCCGCCTGCGTAATCGGTTGCGACACAGCCGCAGCGATGCCCCCCAGGCGGACGGCGCGATCGCGGCGGATGCCGGAGCGCTGTCGTCGCTCGCCGACGCGCCGGCGGATCCGGCAGCCCCGCTGCGCGCGGCCCCCCTCCCCGCGACCGTGCACCGCGATCCACCGCCTCGGACCTGGAACAGCTGGTGGCTCGGCGCCGCCGGTATCGCGATCGCGGCCTCTCTCATCGCCGGACCGGTCGCCACCGGCTGTGCCGCACTGGCTTTGGTCGCGGTACGGATTCTGCCCCGGACACCGTTCGTCCTCGCGGCGATCGCCGGCGTCGCCACGGTTCTCGCCGAGGCGGCGCTGTCCACCGGTCCCTGGCGCTCGGGCACGGTGTACATGGGCGCCTCGCTGTGGGTGCAGTTCCCGGCGGTGGTCGCCGTGGTCGCGGTCGGGGTCGCGGCATTGCCCGCGCGACCACGCATCCGCGTGCGGTGGCGGCGATCGAGCTGA
- a CDS encoding DUF2613 domain-containing protein: MKFAVPGAVSAVAGALLGVIAVFIVVTATAQNSRPEVDRSGDASSSLLNNVEYGAR, encoded by the coding sequence ATGAAGTTTGCCGTCCCGGGAGCCGTGAGCGCCGTCGCCGGAGCTCTGCTCGGTGTGATCGCGGTGTTCATCGTCGTGACGGCGACGGCACAGAACTCGCGGCCCGAGGTGGATCGCAGTGGAGACGCCTCGTCATCGCTGCTGAACAACGTTGAGTACGGCGCTCGCTGA
- a CDS encoding isochorismate synthase encodes MDGFLLAQPGGSVRTTGTLRAFDDAWRAAAALREGAAELIVGAIPFDPGDPAALCEPERALHSAGAWRPAAVPPLPEVRVITEIPSPAEHMARVTKLVEQLSDPAQPLRKVVAARSVIAAADDALDAEVAAAHLLVRHPLANVFAVDLTPAGRTGAALIGATPEVLVARHGDTVTLRPLAGTLPRHPDPAVDAERSRELLSSGKNRDEHAFVIEWIREQLTPVCADLTIPDGPELLDTAEVWHLATPITGRLRDPATTALDLALLLHPTPAVCGTPTELALRTIADIEEPRGFYGGAVGWCDARGDGEWVVAIRCAELSADGRTVHAYGGGGIVAASDPRTELDETTAKLRTLLHGLSCSVPDRPR; translated from the coding sequence ATGGACGGATTTCTGCTCGCACAACCCGGGGGGTCGGTCCGCACGACCGGCACCCTGCGCGCATTCGACGATGCGTGGCGGGCAGCGGCGGCCCTGCGCGAGGGCGCGGCGGAGCTGATCGTCGGGGCGATCCCGTTCGATCCGGGCGATCCGGCCGCCCTGTGCGAACCCGAGCGGGCCCTGCACAGCGCCGGGGCCTGGCGCCCGGCCGCGGTGCCGCCACTGCCCGAGGTCCGGGTGATCACCGAAATTCCCAGTCCCGCAGAACATATGGCCCGGGTGACCAAGCTCGTCGAGCAGCTGTCGGATCCCGCGCAGCCGTTGCGCAAGGTGGTGGCGGCCCGATCGGTGATCGCCGCGGCCGACGACGCCCTCGACGCGGAGGTGGCGGCCGCTCATCTGCTGGTTCGCCATCCGCTGGCCAATGTCTTCGCGGTGGACCTGACTCCCGCCGGGCGCACCGGGGCCGCGCTCATCGGCGCCACACCGGAGGTTCTCGTCGCCCGCCACGGCGACACCGTCACGCTGCGGCCGCTGGCGGGCACCCTGCCGCGTCATCCCGACCCCGCCGTCGACGCCGAACGCTCCCGAGAGTTGTTGTCCAGCGGTAAGAATCGTGACGAACACGCCTTCGTCATCGAGTGGATCCGGGAGCAGCTGACCCCGGTGTGCGCGGATCTGACCATCCCGGACGGGCCCGAACTACTCGACACCGCCGAGGTGTGGCATCTGGCGACACCCATCACCGGCCGCCTCCGCGACCCCGCTACCACCGCGCTCGACCTGGCCCTGCTACTGCATCCCACACCGGCGGTCTGCGGCACGCCGACCGAGCTGGCGCTGCGGACCATCGCCGATATCGAGGAGCCGCGCGGTTTCTACGGCGGCGCGGTGGGCTGGTGCGATGCGCGCGGCGACGGCGAATGGGTGGTCGCCATCCGCTGCGCCGAATTGTCCGCGGACGGCCGCACCGTGCATGCCTACGGCGGCGGCGGCATCGTCGCGGCGTCCGATCCGCGCACCGAACTGGACGAGACGACCGCGAAACTGCGCACCCTGTTGCACGGATTGTCCTGTTCGGTCCCGGATCGGCCGCGCTGA
- a CDS encoding universal stress protein has protein sequence MTCDLMLIAYDGSENAKRAVEYAGRFLSAPKAVVLTAWEPMVRQAARLSGLSGVMQPEWLPDEEIEDIAYVDAKQINAEGVRLAKLAGLNAEPRTAECTSTIWNAIVDVADELNVDIIVAGTRGATGIRALMHSSVAEAVLKHCHRPILLVPPGKEPVPVSDLAG, from the coding sequence ATGACTTGCGACTTGATGCTCATCGCCTACGACGGATCCGAGAACGCGAAACGGGCCGTCGAATATGCCGGGCGATTTCTGTCCGCCCCCAAAGCCGTGGTGCTGACCGCCTGGGAGCCGATGGTGCGCCAGGCCGCGCGGTTGTCGGGACTTTCCGGGGTGATGCAGCCGGAATGGCTGCCGGACGAGGAGATCGAGGATATCGCCTACGTCGATGCCAAACAGATCAATGCCGAGGGCGTACGGCTGGCCAAATTGGCGGGACTGAATGCGGAGCCGCGCACCGCCGAATGCACGTCGACCATCTGGAATGCGATCGTCGATGTCGCCGACGAACTGAATGTCGACATCATCGTCGCCGGTACCCGCGGCGCCACCGGAATTCGGGCCCTGATGCATTCGAGTGTGGCGGAAGCGGTTCTCAAACATTGCCACCGGCCGATTCTGCTGGTGCCGCCGGGAAAGGAACCCGTTCCGGTGAGCGATCTCGCGGGATAA
- a CDS encoding DoxX family protein — protein MHTAYITVTVVAAAVVLGTSVVDIVAPDWVRANMRGYGVPDRALAPLAAIKALGALGMLAGLAIPPIGIAAAVGLVLYFLGALVTILRARWYSHLPYPMPCLLLALAVTCLFPIA, from the coding sequence GTGCACACCGCATACATCACCGTCACCGTCGTCGCAGCCGCCGTCGTCCTCGGCACGTCCGTCGTCGACATCGTCGCCCCGGACTGGGTACGCGCGAACATGCGCGGCTACGGAGTACCGGACCGGGCCCTGGCACCGCTCGCGGCGATCAAGGCCCTGGGCGCACTCGGCATGCTGGCCGGGCTGGCGATACCGCCGATCGGAATCGCCGCCGCCGTCGGCCTGGTGCTGTACTTCCTCGGCGCCCTGGTCACGATTCTGCGAGCGCGCTGGTACTCGCACCTGCCGTATCCGATGCCGTGCCTGTTGCTGGCACTGGCCGTGACCTGCCTGTTCCCGATCGCCTGA
- a CDS encoding sigma-70 family RNA polymerase sigma factor has protein sequence MRDREELARRFEGHRDLLGDIAYRMLGSIAEAEDAVQDAWLRLDRAHTVREPAAPEIENLAAWLTTVVSRICLDRLRSRAARKEDLVDPVDRTAAAPAGAAPGAVYEEPESEALLADSVGRALLVVLRTLGPDERVAFVLHDLFAVPFDEIAPIVGRTAATTKKLASRARQRVRGASAIPEPDLVRQREVVTAFLAAARAGDIGRLLNVLSPDVVRTADPEVLPPGVASLVRGATAVAEETVLLRGRSRVAGLALVDGRVGLVVAPHGRLAAALLLSVREDRVAAYEVVAAAGRLDALTIAVLP, from the coding sequence GTGCGCGACAGGGAAGAGTTGGCGCGGCGTTTCGAAGGCCATCGCGATCTGCTGGGCGATATCGCCTACCGCATGCTGGGCTCGATCGCCGAAGCCGAGGACGCGGTACAGGACGCCTGGCTGCGCCTCGACCGTGCGCACACCGTGCGCGAACCGGCGGCTCCGGAGATCGAGAATCTCGCCGCCTGGCTGACCACCGTCGTCTCGCGGATCTGCCTGGACCGGCTGCGTTCTCGTGCCGCGCGCAAGGAGGATCTCGTCGATCCGGTGGATCGGACCGCCGCCGCTCCCGCGGGTGCGGCGCCGGGCGCGGTCTACGAGGAGCCCGAATCCGAAGCGCTACTCGCCGATTCGGTCGGTCGCGCACTCCTGGTGGTGTTGCGGACCCTGGGGCCTGACGAACGGGTCGCGTTCGTGCTGCACGATCTGTTCGCCGTTCCCTTCGACGAGATCGCGCCGATCGTCGGCCGCACCGCCGCGACCACCAAGAAGCTGGCCAGCCGGGCCCGGCAGCGGGTGCGCGGCGCATCGGCGATCCCGGAACCCGACCTCGTCCGGCAGCGTGAGGTGGTGACGGCCTTCCTCGCCGCGGCGCGGGCCGGTGATATCGGGCGGCTGCTGAACGTCCTGTCTCCCGATGTCGTGCGGACCGCGGATCCGGAGGTGCTTCCACCGGGGGTCGCGTCGCTCGTGCGCGGCGCGACGGCCGTCGCGGAGGAGACGGTGCTGCTGCGCGGCCGATCCCGGGTCGCGGGCCTGGCCCTGGTCGACGGCCGGGTGGGCCTGGTCGTGGCGCCGCACGGCCGTCTGGCGGCGGCTCTTCTGCTCAGCGTGCGCGAGGACCGGGTGGCCGCCTACGAGGTCGTCGCCGCCGCGGGGCGACTGGATGCCCTGACGATCGCGGTCCTGCCCTGA
- a CDS encoding acetyl-CoA C-acetyltransferase, which translates to MTTKARSAKTTPSSTRAANAKQARPVAVLGGNRIPFARSDGRYAHASNQDMFTAALNGLISRFGLQGERLGMVVGGAVLKRVGEHGMIRESVLGSELSPYTPAHDLQLACGTGLQSIVTVGDGIALGRIEAGIGGGTDTTSDAPIGVSESMREWMLDANRARNNKDYVKLAGRLRPSMVGIEIPRNAEPRTGLSMGDHAAITAKEFGIAREAQDELAYLSHKNMAAAYDRGFFDDLVTPFLGLTRDDNLRPNSTLEKLATLKPVFGNKLGDATMTAGNSTPLTDGASAVLLGSEEWAAERKLKPLAYLVDSEVAAVDYVWGPDGLLMAPTYAVPRLLARNGLTLQDFDYYEIHEAFASVVLATLQAWESDQYCKERLGLDGALGSIDRSKLNVNGSSLAAGHPFAATGGRIIAQTAKQLAEKGSGRALISICAAGGQGVVAILER; encoded by the coding sequence GTGACTACCAAAGCCCGTTCGGCGAAGACCACACCATCGAGCACCCGCGCGGCGAACGCCAAGCAGGCCCGGCCCGTCGCCGTTCTCGGCGGTAACCGGATTCCGTTCGCTCGCTCCGACGGCCGCTACGCCCACGCCTCCAATCAGGACATGTTCACCGCCGCACTGAACGGCCTGATCAGTCGCTTCGGGCTGCAGGGCGAGCGGCTGGGCATGGTCGTCGGCGGCGCGGTACTCAAGCGAGTCGGCGAACACGGCATGATCCGCGAGAGCGTGCTGGGCAGCGAGCTGTCGCCCTATACCCCCGCGCACGACCTCCAGCTGGCCTGCGGCACCGGCCTGCAGTCGATCGTCACCGTCGGTGACGGCATCGCGCTGGGCCGCATCGAGGCCGGTATCGGCGGCGGCACCGACACCACGTCCGACGCCCCGATCGGGGTGAGCGAATCCATGCGCGAGTGGATGCTCGACGCCAACCGCGCGCGCAACAACAAGGACTACGTCAAGCTCGCCGGCCGGTTGCGCCCGAGCATGGTGGGCATCGAGATCCCGCGCAACGCCGAACCCCGCACCGGTCTGTCGATGGGTGACCACGCCGCGATCACCGCCAAGGAATTCGGCATCGCCCGCGAGGCGCAGGACGAGCTGGCCTACCTGTCGCACAAGAACATGGCCGCCGCCTACGACCGCGGCTTCTTCGACGATCTGGTCACCCCGTTCCTCGGCCTGACCCGCGACGACAACCTGCGCCCGAACTCCACCCTGGAGAAGCTGGCCACGCTGAAGCCGGTGTTCGGCAACAAGCTCGGTGACGCCACCATGACCGCGGGCAACTCGACGCCGCTCACCGACGGCGCGTCCGCGGTTCTGCTGGGTAGCGAGGAGTGGGCGGCCGAGCGCAAGCTGAAGCCACTGGCCTACCTCGTCGACAGCGAAGTGGCCGCGGTCGACTACGTATGGGGCCCCGACGGCCTGCTGATGGCGCCGACCTACGCGGTGCCGCGACTGCTCGCCCGCAACGGCCTGACCCTGCAGGATTTCGACTACTACGAGATCCACGAGGCCTTCGCCTCGGTCGTGCTGGCCACCCTGCAGGCATGGGAGTCCGACCAGTACTGCAAGGAGCGCCTCGGTCTCGACGGGGCCCTCGGCTCGATCGACCGCAGCAAACTCAACGTCAACGGCTCCTCGCTGGCGGCCGGGCACCCGTTCGCCGCGACCGGCGGGCGCATCATCGCCCAGACCGCGAAGCAGTTGGCGGAGAAGGGTTCCGGGCGCGCGCTGATCTCCATCTGCGCGGCCGGTGGTCAGGGCGTGGTCGCGATCCTGGAGCGCTGA
- a CDS encoding 3-oxoacyl-ACP reductase has product MAASKSKGAPNLYGSFVNSAPGAFLAGKLGLPQPEKLRRYTPGEPALPGPVLLGGKGRVADAARTQLSDYTFVDAPTQGVKLGALVFDATGIGTVEELSQLFEFFQPAMRSIAASGRVLVVGTTPELAGSVDGQIAQRALEGFTRSVGKELLRGATCNLVYLHPEAAATATGLESTLRFILSAKSAFVDGQVFRVGKDDNAAAGIDWTKPLDGKVAVVTGAARGIGATIAEVFARDGATVIVADIPAAGEALSQTANKVGGTALAVDVTAADAADKIAEFATERFGGIDIIVHNAGITRDKLLANMDAGRWDSVLNVNLAAPHRITEGLVAKGALKEGGRVIDVSSIAGIAGNRGQTNYGASKAGVIGMVNAEAPKLAEKGITINAVAPGFIETAMTAAIPVGTREAGRLLSSLLQGGQTVDVAETIAYFASPASNAVSGNVVRVCGQAMIGA; this is encoded by the coding sequence GTGGCAGCCAGCAAGAGCAAGGGCGCTCCCAACCTTTACGGTTCGTTCGTCAATTCCGCCCCCGGCGCCTTCCTGGCCGGCAAATTGGGCCTGCCGCAGCCGGAGAAGCTGCGCCGTTACACCCCGGGCGAGCCGGCACTGCCCGGCCCGGTGCTGCTCGGCGGTAAGGGCCGCGTCGCCGACGCCGCGCGCACCCAGCTGTCGGACTACACCTTCGTCGACGCCCCCACTCAGGGGGTGAAGCTCGGCGCCCTGGTCTTCGACGCCACCGGCATCGGCACGGTCGAGGAGCTGTCGCAGCTGTTCGAGTTCTTCCAGCCGGCCATGCGCTCGATCGCCGCCTCCGGCCGCGTCCTGGTCGTGGGCACCACGCCGGAACTGGCCGGCAGCGTCGACGGGCAGATCGCCCAGCGCGCGCTCGAGGGTTTCACCCGCAGTGTCGGCAAGGAGCTGCTGCGCGGCGCCACCTGCAACCTGGTCTACCTGCACCCCGAGGCGGCGGCGACGGCGACCGGCCTCGAGTCCACGCTGCGCTTCATCCTCTCGGCCAAATCGGCATTCGTCGACGGCCAGGTCTTCCGGGTCGGTAAGGACGACAACGCCGCCGCCGGAATCGACTGGACCAAGCCGCTCGACGGCAAGGTCGCCGTGGTCACCGGCGCCGCGCGCGGTATCGGCGCCACGATCGCCGAGGTCTTCGCCCGCGACGGCGCGACCGTGATCGTCGCCGACATCCCGGCCGCCGGTGAGGCGCTGTCGCAGACCGCCAACAAGGTCGGCGGCACAGCCCTCGCGGTCGACGTGACCGCCGCCGACGCCGCGGACAAGATCGCCGAATTCGCCACCGAGCGCTTCGGCGGCATCGACATCATCGTCCACAACGCCGGTATCACTCGTGACAAGCTGCTCGCCAACATGGACGCGGGTCGCTGGGACTCCGTGCTCAACGTGAATCTCGCCGCGCCGCACCGCATCACCGAGGGCCTGGTGGCCAAGGGTGCGCTGAAGGAGGGCGGCCGGGTCATCGACGTGTCCTCGATCGCCGGTATCGCCGGCAACCGCGGCCAGACCAACTACGGCGCGTCCAAGGCCGGTGTCATCGGCATGGTGAACGCCGAAGCGCCGAAGCTGGCGGAGAAGGGCATCACCATCAACGCCGTCGCTCCCGGCTTCATCGAGACGGCCATGACCGCGGCCATCCCGGTCGGTACCCGCGAGGCGGGCCGCCTGTTGAGCTCGCTGCTGCAGGGCGGCCAGACCGTCGATGTCGCGGAGACCATCGCCTACTTCGCCAGCCCGGCCTCGAACGCGGTGAGCGGCAATGTCGTTCGCGTCTGCGGCCAGGCCATGATCGGAGCCTGA